From Dehalococcoidia bacterium, a single genomic window includes:
- the trpE gene encoding anthranilate synthase component I, with protein MYVPSLAQFRDLAARGNRVPVYREIVADLETPVSAYLKIARGDYAFLLESVEGGERLARYSFIGAEPYLVVRADGRTDPLLAIEEELARVHPVPVPGLPRFHGGAVGYLSYDAVRHFERLPTPAADPLGVPEAVFMFTDTLLVFDHLRHRIKVLSHARVNGNLDRAYAEAVDRIEALVERLNGELPRRQSGGHLPRREEVCSNLSPDRYLAMVERGKEYIAAGDIIQVVLAQRLSRRTAAHPFSVYRALRAINPSPYMYFLHLAECDIVGASPEMLVRVEDGIVETHPIAGTRPRGRTEEEDAALEAELRADEKERAEHIMLLDLGRNDIGRVALPGSVRVTQLMDVERYSHVMHLVSHVAGRLRPGLTAFDALRACFPAGTVSGAPKIRAMEIIAELEPDRRGPYAGAVGYISFGGNLDTAITIRTMVMKDGVATVQAGGGIVADSVPELEYQESINKATAVLRAIEVAEDPESGL; from the coding sequence ATGTACGTTCCGAGCCTCGCGCAATTTCGTGATCTCGCCGCGCGCGGCAATCGCGTGCCGGTCTATCGCGAGATCGTCGCGGATCTTGAGACGCCAGTCTCAGCCTATCTCAAGATCGCGCGTGGCGACTACGCCTTTCTCCTCGAGTCGGTCGAGGGAGGAGAGCGGTTGGCGCGCTACAGCTTCATCGGCGCGGAGCCGTACCTCGTAGTGCGAGCCGATGGCCGAACCGACCCGCTGCTCGCCATCGAGGAGGAGCTGGCGCGCGTTCATCCCGTGCCGGTGCCGGGATTGCCGCGCTTTCATGGCGGCGCGGTCGGCTACCTCTCCTACGATGCAGTCCGCCATTTCGAACGGCTGCCCACCCCGGCTGCCGACCCGCTCGGCGTGCCGGAAGCGGTGTTCATGTTCACCGACACCCTCCTCGTTTTTGACCATCTTCGGCACCGGATCAAGGTGCTCTCCCACGCTCGGGTCAACGGCAACCTTGACCGCGCCTATGCTGAAGCGGTCGACCGGATCGAGGCCCTAGTCGAACGGCTGAATGGGGAGCTGCCGCGCCGTCAGAGCGGCGGACATCTGCCAAGGCGCGAGGAAGTCTGCTCCAACCTCTCGCCCGACCGCTACCTCGCGATGGTCGAGCGGGGCAAGGAGTATATCGCTGCCGGCGACATTATCCAGGTGGTGCTCGCGCAGCGCCTGTCGCGGCGGACGGCGGCGCATCCCTTTTCGGTCTACCGGGCGCTGCGCGCGATCAATCCCTCGCCGTATATGTATTTCCTCCATCTCGCTGAGTGCGACATCGTCGGCGCCTCGCCGGAGATGCTGGTGCGCGTCGAAGATGGCATCGTCGAGACCCATCCGATCGCGGGCACCCGGCCGCGCGGCCGGACCGAGGAGGAAGACGCGGCGCTCGAGGCCGAGCTGCGCGCCGACGAGAAGGAGCGCGCTGAACACATCATGCTGCTCGATCTCGGCCGGAACGATATCGGGCGGGTTGCCCTGCCGGGCAGCGTGCGGGTTACCCAACTGATGGATGTTGAGCGCTACTCGCACGTCATGCACCTCGTTTCCCACGTTGCGGGGCGGCTGCGTCCTGGGCTGACCGCCTTCGATGCACTGCGCGCCTGCTTTCCGGCGGGCACAGTCTCAGGCGCGCCGAAGATCCGGGCGATGGAGATCATTGCCGAGCTGGAGCCAGACCGCCGCGGCCCGTATGCCGGCGCGGTCGGCTACATCAGCTTCGGCGGCAACCTCGACACGGCTATCACCATCCGAACGATGGTGATGAAGGACGGCGTGGCGACGGTTCAAGCCGGCGGCGGCATCGTCGCCGACAGTGTTCCGGAACTGGAATACCAGGAAAGCATCAACAAGGCGACGGCGGTGCTGCGCGCGATCGAAGTAGCCGAAGACCCGGAGAGCGGGCTATGA
- a CDS encoding aminodeoxychorismate/anthranilate synthase component II, protein MILLLDNYDSFTWNLYQYVAELGAEVEVVRNDQVTVEDVRARRPERIIVSPGPCTPREAGVSVELIRRLGPEIPVLGVCLGHQCIGEAFGGRVVRAPELMHGKTSAIYHRGKGVFAGLPNPFEAIRYHSLMVAPEDLPDELEVTAWTASGIIMGLRHRRYPIEGVQFHPESIMTAVGKDLLRNFLSLPAPAEVAP, encoded by the coding sequence ATGATCCTGCTGCTTGACAACTACGACTCCTTTACGTGGAACCTTTATCAATATGTGGCCGAGCTCGGGGCAGAGGTGGAGGTAGTGCGCAACGATCAGGTCACGGTGGAGGACGTTCGAGCGCGGCGGCCGGAGCGGATCATCGTCTCGCCAGGCCCGTGCACGCCGAGAGAGGCGGGGGTCTCCGTCGAACTGATCCGCCGCCTCGGGCCGGAGATCCCGGTGCTTGGCGTCTGCCTCGGCCACCAATGCATCGGCGAAGCGTTTGGGGGGCGCGTCGTGCGGGCGCCGGAGCTGATGCACGGCAAGACGTCGGCGATCTACCACCGCGGGAAAGGCGTCTTCGCCGGCCTGCCAAACCCCTTCGAGGCGATCCGCTATCACTCTCTGATGGTGGCGCCTGAAGACCTCCCCGACGAACTCGAGGTGACCGCTTGGACTGCGTCCGGCATTATCATGGGGCTGCGGCACCGGCGCTATCCGATCGAGGGGGTCCAGTTTCATCCGGAGTCGATCATGACGGCGGTGGGGAAAGACCTGCTGCGGAATTTCCTTTCGCTGCCGGCGCCGGCGGAGGTGGCGCCATGA
- the trpD gene encoding anthranilate phosphoribosyltransferase, with protein sequence MIVEALGLLVEGRSLRREQAAAAMEELMSGQASPAQAAAFLVALRMKGETVEEIAGMASVMREKAAPVRVTGAVIDTCGTGGDGHGTLNISTAAAFVAAGAGLKVAKHGNRGMTSKSGSADVLEALGYRVDLEPEAVARSIETAGFGFMFAQRYHPAMRHVAPVRREIAVRTVFNLLGPLTNPARPVAQVIGVPSPAVAEKIAAALRLLGVQRGMVVAGPDGLDEIGLHGPTEAFLLGPEGIERRTIEPAMVGLSEAPLAAVAGGTPQENAEMIRDIFAGMGGPRRDIVLLNAGAALFVGGLAPTWEEGVAYAAEVVRAGRAREALERAVAVSQAA encoded by the coding sequence ATGATCGTCGAAGCGCTCGGCCTGCTGGTTGAAGGCCGCTCGCTGCGCCGCGAGCAAGCCGCTGCCGCAATGGAGGAGCTGATGAGCGGCCAAGCGTCGCCGGCCCAAGCCGCCGCGTTTCTCGTCGCCCTCCGCATGAAAGGTGAGACGGTCGAGGAGATCGCCGGCATGGCATCGGTGATGCGCGAGAAAGCAGCGCCGGTGCGTGTCACCGGCGCCGTCATCGACACGTGCGGGACGGGCGGTGACGGCCACGGCACGCTGAACATCTCGACCGCCGCCGCGTTCGTTGCCGCCGGGGCGGGACTGAAGGTCGCCAAGCACGGCAACCGAGGGATGACGAGCAAATCGGGGTCGGCGGATGTGCTCGAGGCGCTCGGCTACCGGGTCGACCTCGAGCCGGAAGCGGTCGCCCGCTCGATCGAGACGGCAGGCTTCGGCTTCATGTTCGCGCAGCGCTATCACCCGGCGATGAGGCATGTCGCCCCGGTACGCCGCGAGATCGCCGTGCGGACAGTGTTCAACCTCCTTGGTCCGCTCACCAACCCGGCGCGGCCGGTGGCGCAGGTGATCGGTGTGCCCAGCCCGGCGGTTGCCGAGAAGATAGCCGCCGCGCTCCGCTTGCTCGGCGTCCAGCGCGGCATGGTCGTCGCCGGGCCGGACGGGCTCGACGAGATCGGGCTGCACGGCCCAACCGAAGCGTTCCTGCTCGGTCCGGAGGGGATTGAACGCCGGACGATCGAGCCGGCGATGGTCGGGCTCTCTGAGGCGCCGCTCGCCGCGGTCGCGGGGGGCACGCCCCAAGAGAACGCCGAGATGATCCGCGACATCTTCGCCGGTATGGGTGGTCCGCGCCGGGATATCGTTCTCCTCAATGCCGGCGCGGCACTCTTCGTCGGCGGGCTGGCACCGACCTGGGAAGAAGGGGTTGCCTATGCCGCCGAAGTGGTCCGCGCCGGACGGGCGCGCGAGGCGCTCGAGCGCGCTGTTGCCGTGAGCCAAGCAGCGTGA